From the Planktothricoides raciborskii GIHE-MW2 genome, the window TATGAACATCTTGACTCAACCGTGCAGCAAAATCTGCTCGAAGATTTCCGGCGCCAGGAAGTCCTCGACATTGTAGAAAATATGTCCCCGGATGACCGCGCTCGTCTATTTGATGAGTTACCCGCCAAAGTCGTTCGGCGTCTGCGAGCCCAACTGTCCCCAGCGGAATGGCAAGTCACTGCCCTGCTATTAGGTTATGAAGCGGGGAGAGCAGGGCGGATCATGACTCCAGAGTATCTGTCCATCAAAGAACAGCTTACCGTTGGTCAAGCCCTAGAGCGCATCCGCAAATTCGCACCCGTGGCCGAGGTTGTTTATTATTTATATGTCACCGATAACGCCCGTCGGTTAACCGGCATCGTGTCCCTCAGAGATTTGGTTATCTCTGACCCCGCAGAATATATCAGCGAAATCATGGCTCGTGATATGGTCTTTGTTCACACGGACACCGATCAAGAGGAAGTAGCCCGGATGATTCAGCGTTATGACTTTTTGGCAGTGCCGGTGGTGGATAGCGAGCAACGTCTGGTGGGAGTAATCACCGTGGACGACGTGATCGATATCCTGGAACAGGAAACCACAGAAGATATTTATGCGTTAGGTGGGGTGCAATCCGACGGAGATAATTATTTTCAAACCAATTTACTCACCGTAGCCCGTCGTCGCGTAGTCTGGTTATTTGTATTGCTCCTCACCAATACAGTCACCGGGAGCATTATTAACTCCCAAAGAGAACTCCTGCAAGAGGTGGTGGTGCTGGCAGCGTTTATTCCTTTGCTGACCGGAACCGGGGGCAATGTAGGCGCTCAATCTTCTACGGTGGTGATTCGGGGTTTAAATACCGATACCATTAGAATGATGGGGCCGCTTCAGGTGATTGGGCGAGAAGCTTTAGCCGGTGCTTTGTTGGGCTTAATTTTAGGCAGCATAACAACGGTTTGGGCTTATTTCTTGCAAAATAATTTGCCTGTGGCGATCGCCGTAGGAACTAGCTTAATTGCCATTTCGGTTTTAGCTTCCGTGTCTGGTTCGGCCTTGCCATTTTTGTTTCGGTCAGTAGGTTTAGATCCTGCCTTGATGTCGGCTCCTTTTATCACCACGGCGGTTGATGTATTAGGCGTTTTAATTTACTTTAATTTGGCACGACTCATTTTAGGATTATAAAATCTCACTGTTTCTGCAAAATATGTGAGAATTTGGAGATACTCAATGTTAAATAATCGTAATTGGCTGGAAAGTGCAGAATATGTCTCTTTAATTGGTTCAGTAATCGGCTCAATTGTGGCCATTTTTTCTGGGAATGCAATTTATGCCACGGTTCCTTTATGTTTTTCGCTAATTTTTAATACGATTAATCGCTCTCGCTTTGAGGTGGGAGTCCGACGCAATAGCATCAGTATTAATCGAATCCAGCGACAAGTCAAAGAAGAACTCTCGTTGTCCCTAGAGCAGCGATCGCCTTCTCCAGGAGCGAACGCCATGCCCTCTTCTTTGGGTCAAAAGTTGCTCGATCAAGCTCGTAGACAAAAAGCAACCGCGACTGGAGAAAATTCTACTCCGAGCGTTCAAAATGATCCGCAGATTCAGAAACAAATCGAAGAATTAAAAGAGCAATATGCTAATTTGCTCGAATCAATTAATCGTGTGATTAATTATTTAAATTCTAATGGTTTAGTAGGGCGAGTGGAGCGATTAGAGCAGGCGATCGCCGAACGGATGATTAAATCACCCAGTCCCATGACTTCTGATAGTTCACGAGCAGCCCCAGCAACCCCCTCGGCAGCCCCAGCAACCCCCTCGGCAGCCCCAGCAACCCAGACCGCCAAAACTGGAGAACACAAGCCTCCTGACTCTAATATTCCGCCGCCCGATCAACCTCAAAAAAGTAACGAGACAGCCTCGAAGACCAGACAACAGAATAATTCTCCCGTGTTGCCCAAATTTCTTAGCCCCGAAACAACCCCCATGCCGCAAACTTGGAAATATATTCAGTCCTTGTCCGGTCATTTAGACTGGGTAAAGTCGATCGCCATTAGTCCCGCTTCCACGCAATTAGTCAGCGGCAGTCTTGACAGCAAAATTAAGCTGTGGAATTTAGTTACCGGGCAAATAGAAGCAACTCTGGATTATCACGATCGCGGCGTTTTTGCGGTGGCGATCAGTCCTGACGGTACAACCCTGGCGAGTACCAGTTGGGATAAAACTATTAAACTTTGGGAGTTACCCAGCGGCGATTTGATCGATACCCTAACTGGTCATTCTGGATCGGTGCGATCGGCTGTATTTACCCATGATAGCCATACCCTAATCAGTTGTAGTTTTGACGAAACGATTAAACTTTGGGATGTCCGCAAAGGTCAATTAATCAAAACCCTGACGGATTATTCCGCAGCGGTGTATTCTCTGGCACTTCACCCCAATGGCAAAACCCTAGCCACCGGCAGCAGTGACGGCAATATTATCCTCTGGAATTTGGCCACAAATTCAGAAATTGCGATTCTGTCCAGCAGCTTGGATGTGGTGGAGTCCCTCATTATTACCCCCAATGGTCGAACCCTGATTTCCGGCAATGGCGATGGCAGCATTCAACTGTGGCAGCTTAATGAAGCGGAGTTATTGAGCGATCACCCTTCCGTGGCCGTAGCCTCCCTGCAAAATACCCTAACAGTTCATACTGGGGAAGTCACCGCATTGGCGATCGCCCCTGACGGCGAAAGCTTTGCCAGTGCCAGTGCTGATGGCACCGTCAAAATTTGGCACCTAGACACCTTGCAGTTACTCTCCTCTTTGCCTGCGGATTCCGGGGCGGTCATGTCCTTAGCCATCAGCCCCGATGGTAAATTTTTGGCCACTGGTATGGCAGAAGGCTCGATTAAAATTTGGCAACGCGCCTAAAAAATAGACCAGAAAGCTTTCTTGTCTAACAGACAATTCTGGCAAAATTCGTGCAAAGCCGATGGCGGTCGATCCGCCATCGGTTGGGGGGATCGATACGTTATGAAAGCTTTCTTGTCTAATAGGTGGTTTGTAGATTTACACAAGCCTACTTAGAGGAAAATATGGATCTACCATACGCAACAGAAATCCGTATTTTACTCCTTATCAATAATATAAAAAAAATCTAGAATAGAGAGATAATAGAATTCAGTTAAACAACCGGATTTTTTTAGCTAAAAACCCGGTGTGTTCCCATCTCCGTATAGAAAATATAGCACTTGTCAGAGTTATTAAGTCAGGACTTATGCATAAACCCTAAATCTGTAGGGTTGATTCGCTTTATCAACCCTAGATTGATTGATATTAAATAATGCCTAAGTCCTGTAAGTACAAAAAAACCTGTCCCGAACCGCGCCCGCTAGAATCTATAAAACCTCTGTAATCCTGATAATAACCGCTATACGCTATACATTATTAGGGGTTACGAAAATATTTTTTTATCGCTGGTTTACCTGATAAAAAATATGAATGAGTCTCTGAATTTGTCAGAATTATAGCTGCCAGAGACCGATTGATGTGAACTGAATATATTTTTACAAAAAATTAACTAATTTTCAGAGTAATTGATGATTTACAGTATTTTAACACCCAAGAATCTCCCTTTTACCTCCCAGGGAAAAAAAATTAAAATAAAAAAAATTGAAAAAATCAACTATTTATTTTGTGTAATTAATCCTGACGTAAGTTTACAAACAATCAATCAAGCTTGGCACAATACAATATTTTGGGCTGGACGGAAAAAGAATTAGCCGGGCAACCTTGGAGTTACTTAATCCATAAAGATGAGCGATCGGCAATTTTAGCCAAGTTGCAAGAAAATCAAATCAACTCCAAAATCACCTGAGAAACTCGCTATGGTCATAATAATGGATATTATCGGTGGTTATCTTGGCATCTATTCCCCGAATAAAACGAGTTAATTTATGCTTTTGCCAGAGACATTACCGAGGAAAAAAAATCCGTAGTTTCACAGAACATTGGGTAACAAAAATTGAGACCATCGCGCCTGGAAAAATAAATTTGCCGAATTTTTGTGGTGGCGATCGATAAATGGGGGCAATTGGTATATAGTAATACCCCAAACTCAATTGGAGGTTTATTTATTGAGGCAGTTCATCCATGGGATCGCCTAACCACCCAAGAAAAATTAGAGAAATTGCTCAATTCCACGGAACAGAATGCCTTTGCTGGCAAGCCCATTTCCTTTGTCAATCGCTATCTGACTGGTGATGGATCGTACAAATTGCTATCCTGGAAAGCGACTTTTTTAACCAAAAATCAATTAATAGGCTTAGGGTGGGCAAATTGCCCACCCTACTAAGATGATTAAGTTAATCCCAAAAACTGTAAATTGTACAAACTGGCATAAAGTCCATCGAGACTCATCAATTCTTCATGGGTGCCTGACTCCACCAATTCACCCCGCTTGAGTACCAAAATCCGATCCACATTCTTAATCGTGGAAAGTCGGTGAGCAATAATAATCGCCGTGCGATTTTTTAACAGCTTATCCAGGGCTTCTTGAATTAACGCTTCCGTCTTTACATCTAAATTCGCGGTAGCTTCATCTAACACCAGAATTTTCGGATTGCGAATAGCTGAACGCGCAAAGGCTAAAAGCTGCTTTTGACCGCCAGAAAGATTTGTGCCTCGTTCCCGAAGTTCTGTATCATAACTGTGGGGCAAATTTTCAATAAAACTA encodes:
- the mgtE gene encoding magnesium transporter, coding for MEPGRPALTDNNNVISPLPTTISRREIRDLVRSQLKALLDVNDLKGAKAILVPVQPADVAEAIEGLPEAMQAIAFRLLSKNEATEVYEHLDSTVQQNLLEDFRRQEVLDIVENMSPDDRARLFDELPAKVVRRLRAQLSPAEWQVTALLLGYEAGRAGRIMTPEYLSIKEQLTVGQALERIRKFAPVAEVVYYLYVTDNARRLTGIVSLRDLVISDPAEYISEIMARDMVFVHTDTDQEEVARMIQRYDFLAVPVVDSEQRLVGVITVDDVIDILEQETTEDIYALGGVQSDGDNYFQTNLLTVARRRVVWLFVLLLTNTVTGSIINSQRELLQEVVVLAAFIPLLTGTGGNVGAQSSTVVIRGLNTDTIRMMGPLQVIGREALAGALLGLILGSITTVWAYFLQNNLPVAIAVGTSLIAISVLASVSGSALPFLFRSVGLDPALMSAPFITTAVDVLGVLIYFNLARLILGL
- a CDS encoding WD40 repeat domain-containing protein — its product is MLNNRNWLESAEYVSLIGSVIGSIVAIFSGNAIYATVPLCFSLIFNTINRSRFEVGVRRNSISINRIQRQVKEELSLSLEQRSPSPGANAMPSSLGQKLLDQARRQKATATGENSTPSVQNDPQIQKQIEELKEQYANLLESINRVINYLNSNGLVGRVERLEQAIAERMIKSPSPMTSDSSRAAPATPSAAPATPSAAPATQTAKTGEHKPPDSNIPPPDQPQKSNETASKTRQQNNSPVLPKFLSPETTPMPQTWKYIQSLSGHLDWVKSIAISPASTQLVSGSLDSKIKLWNLVTGQIEATLDYHDRGVFAVAISPDGTTLASTSWDKTIKLWELPSGDLIDTLTGHSGSVRSAVFTHDSHTLISCSFDETIKLWDVRKGQLIKTLTDYSAAVYSLALHPNGKTLATGSSDGNIILWNLATNSEIAILSSSLDVVESLIITPNGRTLISGNGDGSIQLWQLNEAELLSDHPSVAVASLQNTLTVHTGEVTALAIAPDGESFASASADGTVKIWHLDTLQLLSSLPADSGAVMSLAISPDGKFLATGMAEGSIKIWQRA
- a CDS encoding PAS domain-containing protein; translated protein: MAQYNILGWTEKELAGQPWSYLIHKDERSAILAKLQENQINSKIT